GTCGGGGACATCGCCCAGACGAGTTCCGTGGCCGGCGCCAAGTCCTGGCAGAGTGCGCTGGAGCCGATGTTCGGTGACCGCTGGCAGCTCGAGGAACTCACGGTCAACTACCGGACGCCCTCACAGATCGCGGAGGCCGCCGCCAGGATGGCCACAGCCGCCGGCCTGGTGATCTCGGCTCCCAAGGCTGTCCGGGAAGGTCGCTGGTCGCCGATCATTGACCGCGTGGACGCCGGATCGGTGGTCAGCCGGCTCGTTGAGGTCCTCCCGGACGAGCTGGACGCGCTCGACGGCGGCCTGCTCGCCGTGATCGCCGACGGTGAACTGCTGCCGCAGGCCACCTCGGCGCTGCGCGCTGCCTACGGCCGCCGCGTCGGTACCGGTGCAGGCAGCTACGAGCAGGACATTGTTGTCATCAGCCCGAGGGAAGCCAAGGGGCTGGAGTTCGACGGCGTTGTGGTGCTGGAGCCGTCCATGATGCTCAACCACGAGCACGGACGCGTCGGCGATCTGTACGTTGCCATGACCCGGCCCACGCAGCGGCTGCGGCTCATCTCGGCCGCCCCGGTGCCGGCAGGCATCGAACGCTAATTGCCGAGGGCAGGGGGACCGGACCACACCGGCCTCCTGCCCGCCCGGCGGCACTGTCACGCTGCGCTGGCCGGACTGACACGCTGCGCTGGGGACCGGCCAATCCTGCTAACTTAGATCACGTGTCCCAACTAAATGATCTCGAGTCCCAGCAGAACGATCCGAGCTTTGCCAACATCTGGCAAGAGCTCAACTGGCGCGGCCTAGTCCACGTATCCACTGATGAAGTGGAACTGGAGAAGCTGCTCGCCGGGGACCCGGTCACCTATTACTGCGGGTTCGACCCCACGGCGCCCAGCCTGCACCTGGGCAACCTGGTGCAGTTGCTCGTGATGCGCAGGCTCCAGCTCGCCGGCCACAAACCGTTGGGCCTGGTTGGCGGGTCGACAGGACTGATCGGTGATCCGCGGCCGACGGCGGAACGCACCTTGAACACCAAAGACACCGTTTCCGAGTGGGTCGGCTACCTCCAGGCACAGGTCCGCCGCTTCCTGAGCTTCGAAGGCGACAACGCCGCCAGGATGGTCAACAACCTGGACTGGACCGCACCGCTGAGCGCCATCGACTTCCTCCGCGACATCGGAAAGCACTTCCGCGTGGGCACCATGCTCCGCAAGGACGCCGTGGCTTCCCGCCTCAGTTCGGATGAAGGCATCAGCTACACCGAGTTCAGCTACCAGATCCTGCAAGGCATGGACTACCTCCAGCTCTTTCGCGATTACGGCTGTGCCCTGCAGACAGGGGGCTCCGACCAATGGGGAAACCTCACCAGCGGCACCGAGCTCATCCGCAAGGTTGAGGGCAAGCACGTGCACGCGCTGGGCACTCCGCTCATCACCAATTCGGACGGCACCAAGTTCGGCAAGAGCGAAGGCAACGCCATCTGGCTCGACCCGGAGATGTGCAGCCCGTATGCCTTCTACCAGTTCTGGCTAAACACGGCGGATGCCGACGTGGCCGACAGGCTGAAGGTGTTCACGTTCCTTAGCCGCGCCGAGATTGAAGCCCTCGAAGTTTCCATTGCGGAACGTCCCTTTGCCCGCGAGGGCCAGCGGAAGCTCGCGTTCGAAGTGACATCCCTGGTTCATGGCGTCGAGGCTACGGAAAAGGTCATCGCTGCATCTGCGGCGCTGTTCGGCGGCGGGGATCTCGCGGCGCTGGACGAGGGCACCCTTGCGGCTGCGACGGCCGAGCTGCCCTCGGCCCGTATTGCGGCGGATGGCCTCGGCATCGTGGATCTGCTCGTGGCCTCCGGTCTCTCGGACAGCAAATCGGCTGCCCGCCGGACGGTCGGAGAGGGCGGTGCCTACGTCAACAACTCCAAGGTGACCGATCCCGATGCCGTCATTCCTGGCAGCGAACTCCTGCACGGGCGCTACCTGCTCCTGCGCCGGGGGAAGAAGAACCTCGCCACCGTCGAAGTGACAGCGTCCTAAGACTCATGTGCACGCTCCTTTCCGGCCGATTTGCGCGGCCGGGGAGGGGCGTGTATTGTTTTCTGAGTCGCCACCGCTGAGTGGTGACCAATCCCCTACAAATGAAAAGCAATTCTTCATGCGCACGGCGCAGAAATGAAAAGTTGCTTCACGTTTTGCTGGGCGGATTCGTTCCACCAAGTGAATTTCGGAAGAATAACCGGATTTGCAAAGTGGAAATGAATGAAATAAGCTATAAACATCGCAGCGAAGAAATACTAACAAAGAATTCATCGGAATTCAAATATTTGTTTGAGAAGTATTCGAATGTGTCTGTTGTTTGAGAACTCAATAGTGTGCCAAGTTTGTTGATACCAATTTGTTTATATGGATTGGTTGAATTGACTGGATTATGCCACCCCGTGGTGTGGTCTGGTTTTTACAGCTGGTTTCAAATTTTGTGCATTGTGTGCATCCCGTTTTCCCGGGGGCGCATGGTGTGTCTGTTTTTGTTTTACTTCAACGGAGAGTTTGATCCTGGCTCAGGATGAACGCTGGCGGCGTGCTTAACACATGCAAGTCGAACGATGATGCCCACTTGTGGGTGGATTAGTGGCGAACGGGTGAGTAACACGTGAGTAACCTGCCCTTAACTCTGGGATAAGCCTGGGAAACTGGGTCTAATACCGGATATGACTCCTCATCGCATGGTGGGGGGTGGAAAGCTTTTTTGTGGTTTTGGATGGACTCGCGGCCTATCAGCTTGTTGGTGAGGTAATGGCTCACCAAGGCGACGACGGGTAGCCGGCCTGAGAGGGTGACCGGCCACACTGGGACTGAGACACGGCCCAGACTCCTACGGGAGGCAGCAGTGGGGAATATTGCACAATGGGCGCAAGCCTGATGCAGCGACGCCGCGTGAGGGATGACGGCCTTCGGGTTGTAAACCTCTTTCAGTAGGGAAGAAGCGAAAGTGACGGTACCTGCAGAAGAAGCGCCGGCTAACTACGTGCCAGCAGCCGCGGTAATACGTAGGGCGCAAGCGTTATCCGGAATTATTGGGCGTAAAGAGCTCGTAGGCGGTTTGTCGCGTCTGCCGTGAAAGTCCGGGGCTCAACTCCGGATCTGCGGTGGGTACGGGCAGACTAGAGTGATGTAGGGGAGACTGGAATTCCTGGTGTAGCGGTGAAATGCGCAGATATCAGGAGGAACACCGATGGCGAAGGCAGGTCTCTGGGCATTAACTGACGCTGAGGAGCGAAAGCATGGGGAGCGAACAGGATTAGATACCCTGGTAGTCCATGCCGTAAACGTTGGGCACTAGGTGTGGGGACATTCCACGTTTTCCGCGCCGTAGCTAACGCATTAAGTGCCCCGCCTGGGGAGTACGGCCGCAAGGCTAAAACTCAAAGGAATTGACGGGGGCCCGCACAAGCGGCGGAGCATGCGGATTAATTCGATGCAACGCGAAGAACCTTACCAAGGCTTGACATGGGCCGGACCGGGCTGGAAACAGTCCTTCCCCTTTGGGGCCGGTTCACAGGTGGTGCATGGTTGTCGTCAGCTCGTGTCGTGAGATGTTGGGTTAAGTCCCGCAACGAGCGCAACCCTCGTTCCATGTTGCCAGCGCGTAATGGCGGGGACTCATGGGAGACTGCCGGGGTCAACTCGGAGGAAGGTGGGGACGACGTCAAATCATCATGCCCCTTATGTCTTGGGCTTCACGCATGCTACAATGGCCGGTACAAAGGGTTGCGATACTGTGAGGTGGAGCTAATCCCAAAAAGCCGGTCTCAGTTCGGATTGGGGTCTGCAACTCGACCCCATGAAGTCGGAGTCGCTAGTAATCGCAGATCAGCAACGCTGCGGTGAATACGTTCCCGGGCCTTGTACACACCGCCCGTCAAGTCACGAAAGTTGGTAACACCCGAAGCCGGTGGCCTAACCCCTTGTGGGAGGGAGCTGTCGAAGGTGGGACTGGCGATTGGGACTAAGTCGTAACAAGGTAGCCGTACCGGAAGGTGCGGCTGGATCACCTCCTTTCTAAGGAGCACCTACAATCACCCTGCCGGGCGTATGCCCGTGTGGTGGGGTTGTCAGGAGTAACGCCCGTTGCGCAGACGTTTGTTCTGCGGCGGGTGCTCACGGGTGGAATATCAGCAGATAGCGGCCGCGGGTTTTGTTCATCCTGCCTAGTACGGATGCCGGTTCTTTGGAGCCTGGTGTCCTGGAACGGTGCGGGTGGGGGACCGCGGTTTAGTGTTTGGCACACTGTTGGGTCCTGAGGCAACAGGACCGGGGTTAGCCCCGGGATTTGTTTGTTTCTGGTTTCCTGGCTGCAGCGATCATGCGCGGATGGTTTTTCCTTTGGGAGATGCCGGTGTGTGGGGTGTGTGGTTTGGGGTTGTTGTTTGAGAACTACATAGTGGACGCGAGCATCTTTTATAAGAAGCAATTTCCAAGAATATGAACCTGGATCTGGCTGCGCGGGATGATGGCTGGCCCTTTTGGGGGTTGGTGGTTGTTGGGTGTGGTTGGTTTCTGTGGTTCTCTCGAAAATTAGCGTTTTTGATCTTTTGTGGTCAAGTTTTTAAGAGCACACGGTGGATGCCTTGGCATTA
This genomic window from Arthrobacter sp. 24S4-2 contains:
- the tyrS gene encoding tyrosine--tRNA ligase, with the translated sequence MSQLNDLESQQNDPSFANIWQELNWRGLVHVSTDEVELEKLLAGDPVTYYCGFDPTAPSLHLGNLVQLLVMRRLQLAGHKPLGLVGGSTGLIGDPRPTAERTLNTKDTVSEWVGYLQAQVRRFLSFEGDNAARMVNNLDWTAPLSAIDFLRDIGKHFRVGTMLRKDAVASRLSSDEGISYTEFSYQILQGMDYLQLFRDYGCALQTGGSDQWGNLTSGTELIRKVEGKHVHALGTPLITNSDGTKFGKSEGNAIWLDPEMCSPYAFYQFWLNTADADVADRLKVFTFLSRAEIEALEVSIAERPFAREGQRKLAFEVTSLVHGVEATEKVIAASAALFGGGDLAALDEGTLAAATAELPSARIAADGLGIVDLLVASGLSDSKSAARRTVGEGGAYVNNSKVTDPDAVIPGSELLHGRYLLLRRGKKNLATVEVTAS